In Phreatobacter stygius, a genomic segment contains:
- a CDS encoding HAD-IA family hydrolase: MKLVIFDCDGTLVDSQHMIVAAMNGAFAALDRPAPTREATLSIVGLSLHEAFVRLTRADDSDIPALIEAYKNAFHDLRADASHTEPLYEGALAVVEALAGDSDVVLGIATGKSQRGVRLVLGHHGIFQHFATIQTADDAPSKPHPAMIEQAMAAVGATPAATVMIGDTTFDIDMAQAAGVTPIGVAWGYHPVEALKGAGARVVLDRFAELPAALAQIWHPAGQGGKARP, from the coding sequence TTGAAGCTTGTCATTTTCGACTGCGACGGCACGCTCGTCGACAGCCAGCATATGATCGTTGCGGCGATGAACGGCGCCTTTGCCGCGCTCGACCGGCCGGCACCGACGCGCGAGGCGACCCTGTCGATCGTCGGCCTGTCGCTGCACGAAGCTTTCGTGCGGCTGACGCGCGCCGACGACAGCGACATTCCCGCGCTGATCGAAGCCTATAAGAACGCCTTCCACGACCTGCGTGCCGATGCGAGCCATACCGAACCGCTCTACGAGGGCGCGCTCGCGGTGGTCGAGGCGCTCGCCGGCGACAGCGACGTGGTGCTCGGCATCGCCACCGGCAAGTCGCAGCGCGGCGTCCGGCTGGTGCTCGGCCATCACGGTATTTTCCAGCATTTCGCCACCATCCAGACCGCCGATGACGCGCCGTCCAAGCCGCATCCGGCGATGATCGAGCAGGCCATGGCCGCGGTCGGCGCCACGCCCGCGGCGACCGTCATGATCGGCGATACGACATTCGACATCGACATGGCGCAGGCCGCCGGGGTGACCCCGATCGGCGTCGCCTGGGGTTATCATCCGGTCGAGGCGCTGAAAGGCGCCGGCGCCCGGGTGGTGCTCGACCGTTTCGCCGAATTGCCGGCGGCGCTTGCGCAAATCTGGCATCCGGCCGGGCAGGGTGGTAAGGCGAGGCCATGA
- a CDS encoding ATP12 family chaperone protein, translated as MTRSVFDDWFAKGMDPAAYDPTAAARLSMKTQLPKRFYAEAGVGEADGAFRLLLDGRSAKTPSRHPLAVPTRRLAEAVAAEWAAQRQVIDPATMPLTRIVNAIIEGVVPDPAPVADDIVRYSASDLLCYRAATPASLVARHAAAWDPVLAWARDALGARFILSEGIVHVTQPERALAALRAALPDDAWRLGAMHVVTTLTGSALLAVALQMGRLTPAEVWSAAHVDEDFQTELWGHDEDAAERRRAREREMMAAATVLASL; from the coding sequence ATGACCCGCTCAGTGTTCGACGACTGGTTCGCCAAGGGCATGGATCCGGCGGCCTATGATCCGACCGCCGCCGCCCGGCTGTCGATGAAAACCCAGTTGCCCAAGCGCTTTTATGCCGAGGCCGGCGTCGGCGAGGCTGACGGCGCGTTCCGGCTTCTGCTCGACGGCCGCTCGGCCAAGACGCCGTCGCGCCATCCGCTCGCCGTCCCAACCCGGCGCCTGGCCGAGGCGGTGGCCGCCGAGTGGGCCGCGCAAAGGCAAGTCATCGACCCCGCGACCATGCCGCTGACGCGCATCGTCAACGCCATTATCGAAGGGGTCGTGCCGGATCCGGCGCCGGTCGCCGACGATATCGTGCGCTATTCGGCCTCCGACCTCCTGTGTTATCGCGCCGCCACGCCGGCAAGCCTGGTTGCGCGTCACGCCGCCGCCTGGGATCCGGTGCTGGCCTGGGCGCGCGACGCGCTCGGCGCCCGTTTCATCCTGTCCGAGGGCATCGTGCATGTGACCCAGCCGGAGCGCGCGCTCGCCGCGCTCAGGGCGGCGCTGCCCGATGACGCCTGGCGGCTCGGCGCCATGCATGTGGTGACGACGCTGACCGGCTCGGCGCTGCTTGCCGTGGCGCTGCAGATGGGCCGCCTGACGCCGGCCGAGGTCTGGTCGGCGGCGCATGTCGACGAGGATTTCCAGACCGAACTCTGGGGCCATGACGAAGACGCCGCCGAGCGGCGGCGGGCGCGCGAACGCGAGATGATGGCAGCGGCAACGGTGCTCGCCTCGCTGTGA
- the cnbZ gene encoding 2-amino-5-chloromuconate deaminase CnbZ — translation MTSTDFAAGNYRFIPSVFQYSAGAAAHPGYHVERVTFRAPVPLKEGFQQIAAIIRAAGRPLTAFCACELRSPAPFSDQGFRSFNEVYVETLRDWGLYDGKTNPVARSNVCPELAPPAEPSFHAFSFVAEGDAGAPSFVISGGAEARGGNAPYAERIVRYQETGAEALRDKAAFVLDEMESRMAALGHGWADTTGTQVYCVHDIHPFLADEIVKRGAARAGLTWHFNRPPVIGLEYEMDCRGVAVERVL, via the coding sequence ATGACATCAACGGATTTCGCAGCCGGCAATTACCGTTTCATCCCGAGCGTGTTCCAATATTCGGCCGGGGCCGCCGCCCATCCCGGCTACCACGTCGAACGCGTGACCTTTCGCGCGCCGGTGCCGCTCAAGGAGGGCTTCCAGCAGATCGCCGCGATCATCCGCGCCGCCGGCCGGCCGCTGACCGCGTTTTGTGCCTGCGAGCTGCGCTCGCCGGCACCGTTCTCCGATCAGGGCTTCCGCTCGTTCAACGAGGTCTATGTCGAGACGCTCCGCGACTGGGGCCTTTATGACGGAAAAACCAACCCGGTCGCCCGCTCCAATGTCTGTCCCGAGCTGGCGCCGCCGGCCGAGCCGTCGTTCCACGCCTTTTCCTTCGTCGCCGAAGGCGATGCCGGCGCCCCCTCCTTCGTGATTTCAGGCGGTGCCGAAGCGCGCGGCGGCAATGCCCCTTATGCCGAGCGCATCGTGCGCTACCAGGAAACCGGCGCCGAGGCGCTGCGCGACAAGGCCGCCTTCGTGCTGGACGAGATGGAAAGCCGCATGGCCGCCCTCGGCCATGGCTGGGCCGACACCACGGGCACTCAGGTCTATTGCGTCCACGACATCCATCCGTTCCTGGCCGATGAAATCGTCAAGCGCGGCGCCGCCCGGGCCGGCCTGACCTGGCACTTCAACCGGCCGCCGGTGATCGGCCTCGAATATGAGATGGACTGCCGCGGCGTCGCGGTCGAGCGGGTGCTGTGA
- a CDS encoding HlyD family secretion protein, with product MLEILVCSLVTILPDYLFRRYVQGKRFGKEITFFSVWFELRWGIVTCFMLTVALITVIFYNHPSTTSATLYFRTVAIVPETNGRVAEIYVGFSDRIAKGAPIFRLDSTKQEAAVEAARRKITEVEAGVVVARAELLADEGKIQEARSALEQAQDELRTKQELRRRNEATVAAREIERLENTLAGREAALSSATAAKEAAQVRISTLLPAERASAEAALAQAQVELDKTVIRAGVTGRVEQFTLRVGDIVNPFMRPAGILIPEEAGRRGLQAGFGQIEAQVIKVGMTAEVACASKPWTIIPMVVVGVQDFIAAGQIRGGEQLVEAQQAVRPGTILTFLEPLYAGGLDGVTPGSSCIANAYTSNHDLIASGNIGTTRRVALHAIDAVGIVHAMILRLQALAFPIKTLVFGGH from the coding sequence ATGCTTGAGATCCTCGTCTGCTCCTTGGTGACGATACTTCCCGACTATCTTTTTCGCCGATACGTACAAGGAAAGCGGTTCGGCAAAGAAATCACCTTCTTTTCGGTATGGTTCGAGTTACGGTGGGGTATCGTTACGTGTTTCATGCTTACCGTGGCACTGATAACGGTCATCTTCTACAATCATCCGTCGACGACCAGCGCCACATTGTACTTTCGGACTGTCGCGATCGTGCCGGAGACGAACGGACGTGTCGCGGAGATCTATGTCGGCTTCAGTGATCGTATTGCAAAAGGGGCACCGATCTTCCGCCTGGACAGCACGAAGCAGGAGGCGGCCGTGGAGGCGGCCCGGCGCAAGATCACCGAGGTCGAAGCAGGCGTGGTCGTCGCGCGGGCCGAACTCCTGGCCGACGAAGGCAAGATCCAGGAGGCCAGGAGCGCCCTTGAGCAAGCACAGGATGAATTGCGGACGAAGCAGGAACTGAGGCGACGCAACGAGGCGACCGTCGCGGCCCGCGAGATCGAGAGGCTGGAGAACACCCTGGCCGGTCGCGAGGCCGCGCTATCGTCCGCCACTGCCGCGAAAGAAGCTGCCCAGGTCCGGATCTCCACGCTTCTCCCGGCCGAAAGGGCAAGCGCCGAAGCTGCCCTCGCCCAGGCCCAGGTGGAATTGGACAAGACGGTCATCCGGGCAGGTGTCACCGGCCGCGTCGAGCAGTTCACGCTGCGGGTCGGCGACATCGTGAACCCGTTCATGCGGCCCGCGGGAATTCTGATTCCCGAGGAAGCCGGGCGGCGAGGCCTGCAGGCCGGCTTCGGGCAGATCGAAGCGCAGGTCATAAAAGTCGGCATGACCGCCGAGGTGGCGTGTGCATCGAAGCCCTGGACGATCATTCCCATGGTGGTGGTGGGGGTGCAGGATTTCATCGCCGCCGGCCAGATCCGCGGCGGCGAGCAACTGGTCGAGGCTCAGCAGGCGGTCCGGCCAGGAACCATCCTGACCTTTCTCGAACCCCTCTATGCCGGCGGGCTCGACGGCGTGACGCCCGGCAGCAGCTGTATCGCCAATGCCTATACCAGCAATCATGACTTGATCGCCTCAGGCAACATCGGCACGACAAGACGTGTCGCCCTGCACGCCATCGATGCTGTCGGGATCGTCCACGCCATGATCCTCCGCTTGCAGGCGCTGGCGTTTCCGATCAAGACCCTCGTATTCGGCGGCCATTGA
- a CDS encoding acyl-CoA carboxylase subunit beta, giving the protein MKDVLERLEERRAEARLGGGQKRIDAQHAKGKLTARERVELLLDRGSFEEFDMFVQHRCADFGMEKSHIPGDGVITGWGTVNGRTVFVFSKDFTVFGGSLSGAHAAKITKVQDMALKARAPVIGLFDAGGARIQEGVDALGGYGEVFRRNVIASGVIPQISLIMGPCAGGDVYSPAMTDFIFMVKDTSYMFVTGPDVVKTVTNEIVTSEELGGASIHAVKSSVADGAYENDVEALLQMRRLIDFLPANNTEGAPELPSFDTPDRIDLSLDTLVPDNPNKPYDMKELISKMVDEGDFFEIQAKFAQNIITGFGRLEGRSVGIVANQPMVLAGVLDSDASRKAARFVRFCDAFSIPIVTFVDVPGFLPGTAQEYGGLIKHGAKLLFAYAQATVPLVTVITRKAFGGAYDVMASKHIGGDVNYAWPSAQVAVMGAKGAVEIIFRADMNDTAKIAARTKEYEERFLSPFVAAERGYIDEVIMPHSTRRRVARALALLRHKASEIPWKKHDNIPL; this is encoded by the coding sequence ATGAAGGACGTTCTGGAAAGGCTCGAAGAGCGGCGGGCCGAGGCCCGACTCGGCGGTGGCCAGAAGCGCATCGACGCGCAGCATGCCAAGGGCAAGCTGACCGCCCGCGAGCGCGTCGAACTGCTGCTCGACCGTGGCTCCTTCGAGGAGTTCGACATGTTCGTGCAGCATCGCTGCGCGGATTTCGGCATGGAGAAGTCGCATATCCCCGGCGACGGCGTGATCACCGGCTGGGGCACGGTCAATGGCCGTACCGTGTTCGTCTTCTCCAAGGACTTCACGGTGTTCGGCGGCTCGCTGTCGGGCGCCCACGCCGCCAAGATCACCAAGGTCCAGGACATGGCGCTGAAGGCGCGCGCGCCGGTCATCGGCCTGTTCGATGCCGGCGGCGCACGAATCCAGGAAGGTGTCGATGCGCTCGGGGGTTACGGCGAAGTCTTCAGGCGAAATGTCATCGCGTCCGGAGTGATTCCGCAGATCTCGCTGATCATGGGGCCCTGCGCCGGCGGCGATGTCTATTCGCCGGCCATGACCGACTTCATCTTCATGGTGAAGGATACCAGCTACATGTTCGTCACCGGCCCGGATGTGGTGAAGACGGTGACCAACGAGATCGTCACCTCGGAAGAGCTCGGCGGCGCCTCCATCCATGCGGTGAAATCATCGGTCGCCGATGGCGCCTATGAGAACGATGTCGAGGCGCTGCTGCAGATGCGCCGGCTGATCGACTTCCTGCCCGCCAACAATACCGAGGGCGCGCCGGAACTGCCGTCCTTCGACACGCCTGATCGGATCGACCTGTCGCTCGACACCCTGGTGCCGGACAATCCGAACAAGCCCTACGACATGAAGGAACTGATCTCGAAAATGGTCGACGAGGGCGACTTCTTCGAGATCCAGGCCAAGTTTGCCCAGAATATCATCACCGGTTTCGGCCGGCTCGAGGGCCGCAGCGTCGGCATCGTCGCCAATCAGCCCATGGTGCTGGCCGGCGTGCTCGATTCTGACGCCAGCCGGAAAGCCGCCCGTTTCGTCCGCTTCTGCGACGCCTTCTCGATCCCGATCGTCACCTTTGTCGACGTGCCCGGCTTCCTGCCCGGCACCGCCCAGGAATATGGCGGCCTGATCAAACACGGCGCCAAGCTCCTGTTCGCTTATGCCCAGGCCACCGTGCCGCTGGTCACCGTCATCACCCGCAAGGCCTTTGGCGGCGCCTATGACGTGATGGCGTCCAAACATATTGGCGGCGACGTCAACTATGCCTGGCCGAGCGCGCAGGTCGCCGTGATGGGCGCCAAGGGCGCCGTCGAGATCATCTTCCGTGCCGACATGAACGACACGGCCAAGATCGCCGCGCGCACCAAGGAATATGAGGAGCGGTTCCTGTCGCCTTTCGTCGCCGCCGAGCGTGGTTATATCGACGAGGTGATCATGCCGCACTCGACCCGCCGGCGCGTGGCGCGGGCGCTGGCCCTGCTGCGGCACAAGGCCAGCGAGATTCCGTGGAAGAAACACGACAACATTCCGCTGTGA
- a CDS encoding RluA family pseudouridine synthase, whose amino-acid sequence MKGKGGRPPGSGSGRPPRKGPPRPAGSRPATSRPGASRPGAPRFAEQRSAPERKRPFGAGAAERPERQGAEDRRPPRGRRPEAEESESRSFDGSPRRRRDSDWDVRDETGWAPEADLDIAGIEEPRRPVHGRPERRDEPRRDEPRRDEPRRESRGGRGAASPGSRDDEGRRPPPRASRDERAPAPPPAGPTKAEMKAAATETLQTGVQTLAITADEDGMRVDRFLAARFPQLSFSYIQRIVRKGELRVNGKRVETKDRLEEGQAVRVPPLKLEQARPMTAKVGEDIKGFLTSITLYEDNDVLVFAKPAGLAVQGGSGTKKHLDGMLAVLTDEDGQRPRLVHRLDKDTSGCILVAKSRFAAAALAKTFRTRSARKIYWAVVAGVPKPRQGRVSTFLAKEEREDESRMRLAKHGEKGASHAVSYYAVIDTMAQKLSWLSMKPVTGRTHQLRVHAAEIGNPIIGDPKYFDVENWEIPGGVQHKLHLHARRLVVPHPRGKGTIDVSAPLPPHMQQTFNLLGWDVSHYDPIVEAPEE is encoded by the coding sequence ATGAAGGGCAAGGGAGGACGGCCGCCGGGCTCCGGCAGCGGCAGGCCGCCGCGCAAGGGGCCGCCGCGTCCGGCCGGTTCGCGTCCAGCCACATCTCGCCCGGGCGCCTCGCGTCCAGGGGCTCCGCGGTTCGCCGAGCAGCGGTCCGCACCGGAGCGCAAGCGGCCGTTTGGTGCCGGTGCTGCCGAGCGGCCGGAGCGTCAGGGCGCCGAGGATCGCCGGCCGCCGCGCGGCCGCAGGCCGGAGGCCGAGGAGAGCGAATCGCGCTCGTTCGACGGCTCGCCGCGGCGCCGGCGCGACAGCGACTGGGATGTGCGCGACGAAACCGGCTGGGCGCCGGAAGCCGATCTGGATATTGCCGGCATCGAGGAGCCGCGCCGTCCGGTGCATGGCAGGCCCGAAAGACGCGACGAACCGCGCCGGGATGAACCACGCCGCGACGAACCACGCCGCGAGAGCCGCGGCGGCCGCGGGGCCGCATCGCCAGGCAGTCGCGACGACGAAGGACGGCGTCCGCCGCCGCGTGCGTCGCGCGACGAGCGCGCGCCCGCGCCGCCGCCGGCCGGCCCGACCAAGGCCGAGATGAAGGCCGCCGCCACCGAGACGCTGCAGACCGGGGTCCAGACGCTCGCCATCACCGCCGACGAGGACGGCATGCGGGTCGACCGGTTCCTGGCCGCGCGCTTTCCGCAGCTGTCGTTCAGCTATATCCAGCGCATCGTCCGCAAGGGTGAACTGCGGGTCAACGGCAAGCGTGTCGAGACCAAGGACCGGCTGGAAGAGGGCCAGGCGGTGCGCGTGCCGCCGCTGAAACTCGAGCAGGCCCGGCCGATGACCGCCAAGGTCGGCGAGGACATCAAGGGCTTTCTCACCTCGATCACGCTCTACGAGGACAATGACGTGCTGGTCTTCGCCAAGCCGGCGGGGCTCGCCGTGCAGGGCGGTTCGGGCACCAAGAAACATCTCGACGGTATGCTGGCCGTGCTGACCGACGAGGACGGCCAGCGTCCGCGGCTGGTGCACCGGCTGGACAAGGACACGTCGGGCTGCATCCTGGTCGCCAAGAGCCGTTTCGCCGCCGCCGCGCTCGCCAAGACGTTCCGCACCCGCTCGGCGCGCAAGATCTATTGGGCCGTGGTCGCCGGCGTGCCGAAGCCCCGGCAAGGCCGGGTCTCGACCTTCCTGGCCAAGGAAGAGCGCGAGGACGAAAGCCGCATGCGGCTCGCCAAGCATGGCGAGAAGGGCGCGAGCCACGCGGTCAGCTATTATGCCGTGATCGACACCATGGCGCAGAAACTGTCCTGGCTGTCGATGAAACCGGTCACCGGCCGGACCCATCAGCTGCGCGTCCACGCCGCCGAGATCGGCAATCCGATCATTGGCGATCCCAAATATTTCGACGTGGAGAACTGGGAGATCCCGGGCGGCGTGCAGCACAAGCTGCACCTGCATGCCCGCCGGCTGGTGGTGCCGCATCCGCGTGGCAAGGGCACGATCGACGTCTCGGCGCCGCTGCCGCCCCATATGCAGCAGACCTTCAATCTGCTCGGCTGGGACGTGTCGCATTACGATCCGATCGTCGAAGCCCCGGAAGAGTGA
- a CDS encoding replication-associated recombination protein A, which yields MDLFEAAGPDPKAPRPLADRLRPKTLAEVAGQDHLTGPDGALTRLLRTRSLGSLIFWGPPGTGKTTVARLLAGETDLAFEQISAIFTGVADLKKVFEQARSRRIQGRGTLLFVDEIHRFNRSQQDAFLPVVEDGTVTLVGATTENPSFELNAALLSRARVLTFKALDEQALEKLLKRAEAEEDRPLPLDDDARAALVRMADGDGRAVLTLAEEVWRAAAPDEVFDTAGLSEVVQRRAPIYDKAQEGHYNLISALHKTVRGSDPDAALYYLARMLDAGENPLFIARRVVRMAVEDIGLADPQALVVANAAKDAYDFLGSPEGELALANAVIYVATAPKSNAAYMAWKAASQLAKERGSVMPPKTILNAPTKLMKTEGYGDGYRYDHDEPDAFSGQNYWPEAIGRQTLYEPVERGFEREIRKRMEWWDKLRRERG from the coding sequence GTGGACCTGTTCGAGGCCGCCGGACCGGATCCGAAGGCGCCGCGCCCGCTCGCCGACCGGTTGAGGCCGAAGACGCTGGCCGAGGTCGCGGGACAGGACCACCTGACCGGTCCGGACGGCGCCCTGACCCGGCTGTTGCGCACGCGCTCGCTCGGCTCGCTGATCTTCTGGGGGCCGCCGGGCACCGGCAAGACCACGGTCGCGCGGCTGCTGGCGGGCGAGACGGATCTCGCCTTCGAGCAGATCTCGGCGATCTTCACCGGTGTCGCCGACCTGAAGAAAGTGTTCGAACAAGCGCGCTCGCGGCGCATCCAGGGCCGGGGCACGCTGCTCTTCGTCGACGAGATCCATCGCTTCAACCGGTCGCAGCAGGACGCTTTCCTGCCTGTCGTCGAGGACGGCACGGTGACGCTGGTCGGCGCGACCACCGAAAATCCGTCCTTCGAGCTGAACGCCGCGTTGCTGTCGCGGGCGCGTGTGCTGACCTTCAAGGCGCTCGACGAGCAGGCGCTGGAGAAGCTCCTCAAGCGCGCCGAGGCCGAAGAGGACCGGCCGCTGCCGCTCGATGACGATGCCCGCGCGGCGCTGGTCAGGATGGCCGATGGCGACGGCCGGGCGGTGCTGACGTTGGCCGAAGAGGTCTGGCGTGCTGCCGCGCCGGACGAGGTGTTCGATACCGCCGGCCTGTCGGAGGTGGTGCAGCGGCGCGCGCCGATCTACGACAAGGCGCAGGAAGGCCACTACAACCTGATCTCGGCCTTGCATAAGACGGTGCGCGGCTCGGACCCGGACGCGGCGCTCTATTATCTCGCGCGCATGCTGGATGCCGGCGAGAACCCGCTGTTCATTGCCCGCCGCGTGGTGCGCATGGCGGTCGAGGATATTGGCCTGGCCGACCCGCAGGCGCTGGTCGTCGCCAATGCCGCCAAGGATGCCTATGATTTTCTCGGCAGTCCCGAGGGCGAGCTGGCGCTGGCCAATGCGGTCATCTATGTGGCGACCGCGCCGAAGTCGAATGCCGCCTACATGGCCTGGAAAGCCGCCTCGCAGCTGGCCAAGGAGCGCGGCAGCGTGATGCCGCCGAAAACCATCCTGAACGCGCCGACCAAGCTGATGAAGACCGAGGGTTACGGCGACGGTTACCGCTACGACCATGACGAGCCGGATGCCTTTTCCGGCCAGAACTATTGGCCCGAGGCGATCGGTCGCCAGACCCTCTACGAGCCGGTCGAGCGCGGTTTCGAGCGCGAGATCCGCAAGCGCATGGAATGGTGGGACAAGCTCCGCCGCGAGCGCGGATGA
- a CDS encoding universal stress protein: MSIKTVLLALVAGDGERPSGAINYAISLAADHKAHLSVVVGAIKVPVVVYSGVAEVQAIVTDDNDFRGRDADELAESIGRSAQINGVAAAVEVVSDAIDPLFSRIGKRARLHDLAICGRPRTADIWSTELAETLLLSSGRPVIVVPDGFDPERASNTVIVAWDGSAVAARAVGGATPFIDRAGQVEIVSVLGDRHAEDRIAGAALAPMLAHHGVKVSVTDLPYTRGTGKAIADHAASVRAQMVVMGGYAHSRLRQMVLGGTTTTMLQYSSVPVLMSH, from the coding sequence ATGTCGATCAAGACAGTTCTCCTCGCTCTTGTCGCCGGTGACGGTGAGCGCCCGAGCGGCGCCATCAATTACGCGATCTCGCTGGCCGCCGACCACAAGGCCCATCTCTCGGTGGTGGTCGGCGCCATCAAGGTGCCGGTGGTGGTCTATTCCGGCGTCGCCGAGGTGCAGGCGATCGTCACCGACGACAACGACTTCCGCGGCCGGGATGCCGACGAACTCGCCGAATCGATCGGCCGGAGTGCGCAGATCAACGGCGTGGCGGCGGCGGTCGAAGTGGTCAGCGACGCGATCGATCCCTTGTTCAGCCGGATCGGCAAGCGCGCCCGCCTGCATGACCTGGCGATCTGCGGCCGTCCCCGGACCGCCGATATCTGGTCGACCGAACTCGCCGAGACGCTGCTCCTGTCCAGTGGGCGGCCGGTCATCGTGGTGCCCGACGGCTTCGATCCCGAGCGGGCGTCCAACACCGTGATCGTGGCCTGGGACGGTTCGGCGGTGGCAGCCCGCGCGGTTGGCGGCGCCACGCCGTTCATCGACCGGGCAGGGCAGGTGGAGATCGTATCGGTGCTTGGCGACAGGCATGCCGAGGACCGGATCGCCGGCGCGGCGCTGGCGCCGATGCTGGCCCATCACGGCGTCAAGGTGTCGGTGACCGATCTGCCCTATACGCGCGGCACCGGCAAGGCGATCGCCGACCACGCGGCGAGCGTCCGCGCCCAGATGGTGGTGATGGGCGGTTATGCCCATTCGCGGCTGCGGCAAATGGTGCTCGGCGGCACCACGACGACCATGCTGCAATATTCGTCGGTGCCGGTGCTGATGTCGCACTGA
- a CDS encoding DegQ family serine endoprotease, with the protein MTKLAPIALATAFVSILGLAAPPAFGQAAPRQAPVTRAEVQLSFAPVVRRAAPAVVNVYGARVEQVRNPFFEDPIFRRFFGDRGGGSGPRREEVARSLGSGVIADASGLVITNNHVIDGMTEVKIAFADRREFEVEILLRDPRTDLAVLKIKEPPRDLAVLALGDSDGLEVGDLVLAIGNPFGVGQTVTQGIVSALARTQVGVSDYQSFVQTDAAINPGNSGGALVDMAGRLVGINTAIFSRSGGSHGIGFAIPTAMVRLVLDSARNGSQVVRRPWFGATLQPVTAELVESLGLTRPAGALIVSTVANSPAARAGLKPGDLVTAVDGQAVDEPDSFGYRFGIRPLGGAASLTITRERRSMTVSVPLERAPEGPRDAEKMTGPSPFQGATVATLSPALAEEVRVPHRSEGVVVTIVEPGSPAQQIGLRPGDVVLGVNGAEIKTPRELQQATAQRARLWRFQIDRQGQVINSMTGG; encoded by the coding sequence ATGACCAAGCTTGCTCCCATTGCCCTCGCCACCGCTTTTGTCTCGATCCTCGGGCTTGCCGCCCCGCCGGCCTTCGGCCAGGCCGCGCCAAGGCAGGCGCCGGTCACCCGCGCCGAGGTCCAGCTGTCCTTCGCCCCGGTGGTCCGGCGCGCCGCGCCCGCCGTCGTCAACGTCTATGGCGCGCGCGTCGAACAGGTGCGCAATCCGTTCTTCGAGGATCCGATCTTCCGCCGCTTCTTCGGCGATCGCGGCGGCGGTTCCGGCCCGCGCCGCGAAGAGGTCGCCCGGTCGCTGGGGTCCGGCGTGATCGCCGACGCCTCCGGCCTGGTGATCACCAACAATCACGTCATCGACGGCATGACCGAGGTGAAGATCGCCTTCGCCGACCGGCGCGAGTTCGAGGTCGAGATCCTGCTGCGCGACCCGCGCACCGATCTCGCCGTGCTGAAGATCAAGGAGCCGCCGCGCGATCTGGCCGTGCTCGCCCTCGGCGATTCCGACGGGCTCGAGGTCGGCGACCTGGTGCTGGCCATCGGCAATCCCTTCGGCGTCGGCCAGACGGTCACCCAGGGCATCGTCTCGGCGCTGGCGCGCACCCAGGTCGGCGTGTCCGATTACCAGTCCTTCGTGCAGACCGATGCCGCGATCAATCCGGGCAATTCCGGCGGCGCGCTGGTCGACATGGCCGGCCGGCTGGTCGGCATCAACACGGCGATCTTCTCGCGCTCCGGCGGCAGCCACGGCATCGGTTTCGCCATTCCGACCGCCATGGTGCGGCTGGTGCTCGATTCGGCCCGCAACGGCAGCCAGGTGGTGCGCCGGCCGTGGTTCGGCGCGACCCTGCAGCCGGTCACCGCCGAACTGGTCGAGAGCCTTGGCCTGACGCGGCCGGCCGGCGCGCTGATCGTCAGCACGGTGGCCAATTCACCTGCGGCCAGAGCCGGCCTGAAACCCGGCGACCTGGTCACCGCCGTCGACGGCCAGGCGGTCGATGAGCCCGACAGTTTCGGTTATCGCTTCGGCATTCGTCCGCTCGGCGGCGCGGCCAGCCTGACGATCACCCGCGAGCGCCGCTCGATGACCGTGTCGGTGCCGCTGGAGCGCGCGCCGGAAGGCCCGCGCGATGCCGAGAAGATGACCGGCCCGTCGCCGTTCCAGGGCGCGACGGTGGCCACCCTGTCGCCCGCGCTGGCCGAAGAGGTTCGTGTGCCGCACCGCTCCGAGGGCGTGGTGGTGACGATCGTCGAGCCGGGTTCGCCGGCCCAGCAGATCGGCCTCAGGCCGGGCGACGTCGTGCTCGGCGTCAATGGCGCCGAGATCAAGACGCCGCGCGAGCTGCAGCAGGCGACCGCCCAGCGCGCCAGGCTCTGGCGTTTCCAGATCGACCGGCAGGGCCAGGTGATCAATTCGATGACGGGCGGTTGA